The Dunckerocampus dactyliophorus isolate RoL2022-P2 chromosome 1, RoL_Ddac_1.1, whole genome shotgun sequence genome has a segment encoding these proteins:
- the ribc1 gene encoding RIB43A-like with coiled-coils protein 1 → MYKVNFPGEQLIETAVERRRAAEAARKAQIFNTRLRVMGLDVDALNKQTKEKKRREEMEREIDNAFDKLRLKLDEALLQRDLEEREVRAALHADLTQYWSTHQRVQDSCDADLKCGLGGTFRIDVPEAELGPSSMRIFQGEDIGEGQRKREQIKKAARDLLEQKVDRERRCMEDKHREALAEKELLHQDHSWRHQHATEEEGKKAARVALDLYNQALAAERTERLKEQHRREESENLAEMWNAMTSNMMAECWDAAVKQLEGGRRPVVTDRWKGMSPEQLRDIQREREAQCIERQRRRVLEKNRDAAWNSHILKESREAQEEERRTAELRRAKRLQSDQFNKQLAQEQQAHQQYLNKQLYTNKPTLAYFHQFNTTSR, encoded by the exons atgtacaaagttaATTTCCCAGGTGAGCAATTGATTGAGACTGCTGTAGAGAGGAGACGGGCTGCAGAGGCAGCACGCAAGGCTCAAATCTTCAATACAAGGTTGCGTGTGATGGGCCTTGACGTGGATGCACTCAACAAACAGACAAAGGAGAAAAAGCGCCGGGAAGAAATGGAGAGAGAAATAGACAACGCTTTTG ATAAACTGAGATTAAAGCTTGATGAAGCACTGTTGCAGAGAGACTTGGAGGAAAGGGAAGTGCGAGCGGCTTTGCACGCTGACCTGACTCAGTATTGGAGCACCCATCAGCGAGTGCAGGACTCGTGTGATGCTGATCTCAAGTGTGGCCTTGGAGGGACTTTCAGGATTGATGTTCCAGAGGCTGAACTTGGGCCTTCCAGCATGCGGATCTTTCAG GGTGAAGATATTGGAGAGGGACAGCGCAAGAGAGAACAAATAAAAAAGGCAGCAAGAGATCTGCTGGAACAAAAGGTGGACCGTGAGAGAAGGTGCATGGAGGATAAGCACAGAG AGGCGTTGGCAGAAAAAGAGCTGTTGCATCAGGACCACAGCTGGAGACATCAACACGCTACTGAGGAGGAGGGCAAAAAAGCTGCCCGGGTCGCTCTTGACCTCTACAATCAAGCTCtg GCTGCAGAGCGGACTGAAAGACTGAAAGAGCAGCATCGAAGAGAGGAGAGCGAGAATCTTGCTGAAATGTGGAACGCGATGACATCCAACATGATGGCTGAGTGCTGGGATGCAGCAGTGAAACAGCTGGAAGGAGGAAGGAGGCCTgttgtgactgacaggtggaAGGGAATGAGCCCCGAGCAGCTGAGGGACATTCAAAGGGAAAGAGAAGCACAATGCATTGAAAGACAG AGACGGCGTGTTCTCGAGAAGAATCGGGATGCAGCTTGGAACTCCCACATCTTAAAGGAATCCAGAGAAGCCCAGGAAGAGGAAAGGAGAACGGCTGAACTAAGGAGAGCAAAGCGGCTCCAGTCAGACCAGTTCAACAAGCAGCTGGCCCAAGAACAGCAAGCACA TCAGCAGTACCTAAATAAGCAGCTGTACACCAACAAACCCACCCTGGCCTACTTCCATCAGTTCAACACCACCTCTCGCTGA